In the Eremothecium cymbalariae DBVPG#7215 chromosome 7, complete sequence genome, one interval contains:
- the RPN3 gene encoding proteasome regulatory particle lid subunit RPN3 (similar to Ashbya gossypii ABR164W): MTSTLMEVDSAPVSEVQTKDHTNVDKFVDLLRQVSKTTTTLDSRYVWKSLRELPGWRKELNQHTLSILITLIYPDDSSFKVPLLKVVNQNLKSNVENAESFRSKYPADFYQLTNAGKVDVSAELNSFIHLFVQLYLLDSEQVVELEAFNLQTVVPRVLQYYNNRTLDLINAKLWFYIARTHELLGNSRDYTIRNEMMKFLRTATLKYDNESKAMLITLIIRDLLNSGEVETASDFISKVEFPSDHDVSSPLEARYYFYLSKINAIQLDYSAANDYVMAAIKKAPNSQSSLGFLQQANKLHCVIQLLMGDIPELSFFHQKGMEETLTPYYHLSKAVKLGDLKKFTATISRYKPQLVQDGNYQLCVRLRSNVIKTGIRIISLTYKKISLKDICLRLHLDSEQTVEYMVSRAIRDGVIEAKINHQEGYIETSELLNVYATKQPQHIFDDRIIFVNQLHDECVVAMRYPGSREKKKNAKSDNQEGELDLDVMDLSDYGSDIEDLI; encoded by the coding sequence ATGACATCTACTTTGATGGAAGTTGATTCTGCACCTGTTTCTGAAGTCCAAACTAAGGACCATACCAATGTCGATAAGTTTGTCGATCTTCTGCGCCAGGTGTCTAAGACTACCACTACACTTGATTCGAGATACGTGTGGAAATCTCTTAGGGAGTTGCCTGGATGGAGGAAGGAGTTAAACCAACACACTTTATCTATTTTAATCACTTTGATATATCCGGATGATTCAAGCTTCAAAGTGCCATTGTTGAAGGTTGTAAAccaaaatttgaaatcgaatgttgaaaatgcaGAATCATTTAGGTCGAAGTATCCTGCTGATTTTTACCAGCTTACCAATGCTGGTAAAGTGGATGTATCTGCGGAATTGAATTCCTTTATCCATTTGTTTGTACAATTGTATTTATTGGATTCAGAACAGGTTGTTGAGCTTGAGGCATTTAACTTACAGACTGTAGTGCCCCGTGTTTTACAATATTACAACAATCGTACGTTGGATTTGATCAACGCTAAGCTATGGTTCTATATTGCCAGAACACATGAGCTTCTTGGGAACTCACGGGACTATACAATACGGAATGAAATGATGAAATTTTTAAGAACCGCTACGTTGAAATATGATAATGAAAGCAAGGCAATGCTAATAACTTTGATTATAAGGGACTTGTTGAATTCTGGTGAAGTAGAGACAGCTTCTGATTTTATTAGCAAGGTGGAATTTCCTTCCGATCATGACGTATCTAGCCCGCTCGAGGCGCGTTATTACTTCTACTTATCAAAGATAAATGCCATTCAGCTAGACTATTCAGCTGCAAATGACTATGTTATGGCTGCTATTAAAAAGGCACCAAATTCCCAGAGCAGTCTAGGGTTCTTACAACAAGCAAATAAATTGCATTGTGTTATTCAACTGCTTATGGGGGACATTCCTGAGTTATCCTTTTTCCATCAAAAGGGAATGGAAGAAACCTTAACGCCTTACTACCACTTGTCTAAAGCAGTCAAACTAGgtgatttgaaaaaattcaCAGCAACAATCTCTAGATATAAACCACAGCTAGTTCAGGATGGTAACTACCAGCTATGCGTTAGATTGAGGTCTAACGTCATTAAGACAGGTATTCGTATTATATCATTAACTTATAAAAAGATCTCCTTAAAAGATATATGTTTGAGGCTTCATCTGGACTCCGAACAAACCGTGGAATACATGGTTTCGCGCGCCATCAGAGATGGCGTCATCGAGGCCAAAATCAACCATCAGGAAGGATATATTGAAACAAGTGAACTATTGAATGTTTATGCAACAAAACAACCTCAACacatatttgatgataGAATCATATTTGTCAACCAACTACATGATGAGTGTGTGGTGGCTATGAGGTATCCAGGCTCCagagagaagaagaagaacgCCAAATCTGACAATCAGGAAGGGGAACTTGACCTTGACGTTATGGATTTATCGGATTACGGCTCCGATATTGAGGATCTCATCTAA
- the PRO3 gene encoding pyrroline-5-carboxylate reductase (similar to Ashbya gossypii ABR168W) produces the protein MGYTLTIIGCGVMGQAILSSIYNAPRADDDLRKYYPSKIITCNHSASTAVSITKMIKGFGASPNEIEVVATYKNNLKAVSEAKVVVLGTKPYLVEQMLEEIQPVLENKILVSLAAGWSISKLEAYTKKVSRVMTNTPAKYGYGTAVISHSAAITSADRKLMNQIFGHLGLCIMLPEKNMDAATALVGSGPAFVLLMLESLMESGLKMGIPLKESRECAIKVIEGTAKMVGETGQHPSVLKHQICTPGGTTIAGLCKMEEKGVKAGIINGVEEAAHVAERLGRKL, from the coding sequence ATGGGTTACACTTTGACTATTATTGGTTGTGGCGTCATGGGCCAGGCCATTCTCTCATCAATTTACAATGCGCCAAGggctgatgatgatttacGCAAGTATTATCCTAGCAAGATTATTACTTGTAACCACAGCGCTTCAACAGCTGTCAGTATCACTAAGATGATCAAAGGGTTCGGTGCCTCTCCAAATGAAATCGAGGTTGTTGCAACCTACAAAAATAATCTCAAGGCTGTCAGTGAGGCAAAGGTAGTTGTATTGGGTACCAAGCCATACTTGGTCGAGCAAATGCTCGAGGAAATACAGCCTGTTCTTGAAAACAAGATCCTTGTATCTTTGGCTGCTGGCTGGTCTATTTCCAAATTAGAAGCCTACACCAAAAAGGTATCACGTGTCATGACCAATACTCCTGCCAAGTATGGATATGGAACCGCTGTCATTTCCCATTCTGCAGCGATAACCAGTGCCGACAGGAAGCTTATGAATCAGATCTTCGGTCACCTTGGTCTTTGTATTATGCTTCCTGAGAAGAATATGGATGCTGCTACTGCTCTTGTTGGCTCTGGTCCTGCCTTTGTCTTGTTAATGCTAGAGTCTCTCATGGAATCTGGCTTGAAAATGGGTATTCCACTAAAGGAATCCCGTGAATGCGCTATCAAGGTCATCGAAGGTACTGCTAAGATGGTTGGTGAAACAGGCCAACACCCCTCCGTTCTTAAGCACCAGATATGCACTCCAGGTGGTACCACCATCGCTGGCTTGTGCAAGATGGAAGAGAAGGGTGTGAAGGCTGGTATTATCAATGGTGTTGAAGAGGCCGCCCATGTTGCAGAGCGGTTAGGTCGTAAATTGTAA
- the SRB4 gene encoding Srb4p (similar to Ashbya gossypii ABR165W), producing MADNIYSNNFSSSPTHSDGIPIVLDPNLINLTLPTSSTAASVPATVPTNGPESATEPQPDSAGANSLKQQRTLVNNPYETFGQMPLQQLIPLILQMRGNAKFSDLSEEALVQEIEMEEKGVTVQTEDMDGEIDMGTLEEDQALKPQEITDDGSESRPRTGTENIMSQEQFNQLKRDVLEHINLALNESSLSLEFIVLLLSSVRASVGVNSMSPFLKRSVPPASMNADKIPLQQKSKRDILLTAVINKGWKLRALEEARSLLKDNYLKLEKSLEIEQAHWAIISQHISNSDVIFKMRDRNMGKRSLAIKYGYEDSGSLYKQDRGVAILRHNTEQNKLELVPVSNSKEQVHITKNSVERFMRVHVYTKIEEDDDYILSGESSIDDQSLTQCNLDDIGRQIARLKFFIFERELMYQLKKESAQLISYGVNLENENKIVFESPGEKIEIEMVLLDDNALLSTQDAPRKDDKRANLILILLRMLLVVMHKKQLRYELKPTLTKQKPRGYDKDLILLRPIVGKIRHQNYLKLIEKVVTETVLNKIPNSTINFIPTAEEKDTHTYKELYAAELDKQIALFDKMLTIPKTEMKINLLKKGTINLILKSINYCNAVIQVKYTNFSGEVIFDARFTEYKELEEFLNFIVSEYVT from the coding sequence ATGGCggataatatatattcaaacaATTTCAGTAGTTCTCCCACACATTCTGATGGGATTCCAATTGTGTTGGATCCTAATTTGATAAATCTCACATTACCTACGAGTTCAACAGCAGCCTCGGTGCCAGCAACAGTTCCTACCAATGGACCAGAAAGCGCTACCGAACCTCAACCGGATTCAGCTGGAGCGAATTCTCTTAAACAGCAACGTACGTTGGTGAATAATCCTTATGAAACCTTCGGGCAAATGCCATTACAGCAGTTGATTCCGTTAATTTTGCAGATGCGTGGGAATGCCAAGTTTTCCGATTTATCAGAGGAAGCGTTAGTTCAGGAAATTGAGATGGAAGAAAAAGGGGTAACTGTTCAAACTGAAGATATGGATGGTGAAATCGATATGGGAACTCTAGAGGAAGATCAGGCCCTGAAACCGCAGGAAATTACAGATGATGGGTCCGAATCAAGACCAAGGACTGGTACGGAGAACATTATGTCACAAGAACAATTCAATCAATTAAAAAGGGATGTTTTAGAACATATTAATTTAGCATTAAATGAATCATCTTTATCTTTAGAGTTTATTGTACTGTTGTTATCATCTGTAAGAGCATCTGTGGGAGTCAACTCTATGTCGCCGTTTCTAAAGAGATCTGTTCCACCAGCTTCAATGAATGCTGACAAAATTCCTCTTCAACAGAAATCAAAAAGGGATATTTTGCTTACTGCAGTAATAAATAAGGGTTGGAAGTTGAGGGCTCTAGAGGAAGCAAGATCTTTATTGAAGGATAATTATTTGAAACTGGAAAAATCTTTGGAAATCGAACAGGCCCATTGGGCCATTATATCACAAcatatatcaaattctgaTGTGATATTTAAAATGCGTGACAGAAATATGGGGAAGAGGTCCTTGGCTATCAAATATGGTTACGAAGACTCTGGTTCATTGTATAAGCAAGATCGTGGTGTTGCCATATTAAGACATAACACAGAACAAAACAAATTAGAATTAGTGCCAGTATCGAACTCAAAGGAACAGGTTCATATCACTAAAAATTCCGTTGAAAGATTTATGAGGGTCCACGTTTATACAAAAATAGAGGAAGACGATGATTATATCTTAAGCGGTGAGAGTAGCATTGACGATCAGTCCCTAACGCAATGCAATCTAGATGATATTGGACGGCAAATTGCAAGACTGAAgttttttatctttgaaagaGAATTGATGtatcaattgaaaaaggaaTCTGCTCAGCTTATTTCATATGGAGTAAACTTGGAAAACGAAAataaaattgtttttgaatcacCTGGTGAAAAAATTGAGATTGAGATGGTTCTATTAGATGATAATGCTTTGTTGAGTACTCAAGATGCCCCTAGAAAAGATGATAAGAGAGCCaatttgattttaattcttttacGCATGTTGTTGGTAGTGATGCATAAGAAGCAACTGAGATACGAGTTAAAACCAACATTAACGAAACAGAAACCCAGGGGATATGATAAAGACTTAATATTGCTAAGGCCAATCGTCGGAAAGATTAGACATCAAAactatttaaaattgataGAAAAGGTCGTTACAGAAACTGTACTAAACAAGATACCAAACTCTACGATCAATTTCATTCCTACAGCAGAGGAAAAGGatacacatacatataAGGAATTATATGCCGCTGAGTTAGATAAACAGATAGCATTGTTTGACAAAATGTTaacaattccaaaaacagAGATGAAAATTAATTTACTTAAAAAGGGTACCATAAACTTGATCCTAAAGAGCATTAACTATTGCAATGCTGTGATCCAAGTGAAGTATACGAACTTTTCCGGTGAAGTAATTTTTGATGCCAGATTTACAGAGTAcaaagaattggaagaatttttgaacttcATTGTTAGCGAATATGTAACGTGA
- the ILM1 gene encoding Ilm1p (similar to Ashbya gossypii ABR166C), with protein MAILSSVSVIYLRVAFLFTLAFFSVKDVTVMLGHPLVLLLAQAMSLPELTMSAHSAQLGIFSIVFSILAISDLLPLLENNNVYFESVVPFRLVVFFSVSIFSYLRTSNLYFHNNAMFVYCICEFWINALIFAALKEEKNDKYGIQLRANAEANAALLEEDEVSDRMDTNEDEDEDEDYD; from the coding sequence ATGGCCATTCTCTCTTCAGTTAGTGTGATATACTTGAGAGTTGCATTCCTTTTCACGCTAGCATTCTTCAGTGTGAAAGATGTCACTGTGATGCTAGGCCACCCACTTGTGCTATTACTTGCACAAGCGATGAGTTTACCTGAATTGACGATGTCAGCCCACAGTGCTCAATTAGGCATCTTTTCCATTGTATTTTCGATATTAGCCATTAGTGACTTACTTCCATTattggaaaataataatgtttATTTCGAATCCGTGGTCCCATTTAGATTGGTGGTGTTTTTCAGTGTTTCGATCTTCTCATACCTGAGGACCAGCAACCTTTACTTTCATAACAATGCTATGTTTGTATATTGCATCTGTGAGTTTTGGATAAATGCTTTGATATTTGCTGCTTtgaaagaagagaagaatGATAAATATGGTATACAATTAAGAGCCAATGCCGAAGCCAATGCAGCACTCctggaagaagatgaagttaGTGATCGTATGGATActaatgaagatgaggatgaggatgaagattaTGATTAA
- the STE24 gene encoding zinc metalloprotease (similar to Ashbya gossypii ABR163W), with amino-acid sequence MINVVELAQKAFDRDDIPWKNIVSTLTICQYAFETYLNYRQYKELAKRSVPELLKDHHSAEHIEKSSEYSRDNLKCTMFSDFLSLLSNLAIIKYDLLPRVWNLCAKYTSMLPAILVPKTIYSQSVYFFLFGTILSTIAHAPIKYYKIFVIEEKFGFNKSTVKLWLSDQFKTVALFSSLGGLFTYGCLRIIDACSSNFVGYICAFVLFVQLFLIVASPIIIEPLFNTFKPLEDGELKKSIENLAQRVGFPLSNISVIDGSKRSSHSNAYFSGLPFMNKRIVLFDTLIETHTTEELTAVLGHEIGHWRLNHIFKRVIVGQATIAFTMTLFNSLYRNKSLYQAFGFLVGDGVSSKSSQVVLSSFPIYIGFMLFSDLSSPIECVLQFFSSLLSRLDEYAADDYSRSLGYTESLAAALVRLDKANLLPVHVDKWYSTYHYSHPTLIERLSALEFNKITKRE; translated from the coding sequence ATGATCAACGTTGTCGAACTTGCTCAGAAGGCATTTGACAGGGATGACATACCATGGAAGAATATCGTTTCTACACTTACAATCTGCCAGTATGCATTTGAAACGTACTTGAACTACCGCCAATATAAGGAATTGGCTAAAAGATCAGTTCCAGAACTTTTAAAAGATCACCATTCGGCCGAGCATATTGAAAAGTCCTCTGAATATTCCCGCGACAATCTCAAGTGTACTATGTTCAGTGATTTCCTATCGTTACTCTCTAATTTGGCTATCATCAAGTATGATCTCCTACCCCGTGTCTGGAACTTGTGTGCTAAATACACCAGCATGCTACCTGCAATATTAGTTCCCAAAACTATTTATTCTCAATCAGTATACTTTTTCCTATTTGGAACTATTCTCAGCACTATAGCTCATGCTCCAATTAAGTACTACAAGATTTTTGTCATCGAGGAGAAGTTTGGCTTCAATAAATCAACCGTAAAGCTTTGGCTCAGTGATCAATTTAAAACAGTCGCGTTATTTTCTTCGCTCGGTGGTCTATTTACATATGGATGCCTAAGAATTATCGATGCATGTTCTTCTAATTTTGTTGGCTATATCTGTGCTTTCGTCCTATTTGTTCAGCTGTTTTTGATAGTGGCATCTCCAATTATTATAGAGCCATTGTTCAACACGTTCAAGCCGTTAGAAGATGGTGAGTTAAAGAAATCTATTGAGAACTTGGCACAACGTGTTGGTTTCCCTTTGAGTAATATTTCTGTTATCGATGGCTCCAAAAGGTCATCCCATTCTAATGCTTACTTTTCAGGTCTACCATTTATGAACAAACGTATTGTGTTATTTGATACTTTAATTGAGACTCATACCACGGAGGAACTTACTGCCGTATTGGGCCATGAAATAGGCCACTGGAGATTGAACCATATTTTCAAGAGAGTTATCGTTGGTCAAGCTACCATTGCATTCACCATGACTCTGTTTAATAGCTTATACAGGAATAAGTCTCTCTACCAAGCTTTCGGCTTTTTGGTTGGCGATGGTGTTTCTTCGAAGTCATCACAAGTTGTATTATCTTCCTTcccaatatatattggcTTCATGCTATTCAGTGATCTCTCCAGTCCAATTGAGTGTGTTTTACAGTTTTTCTCCAGTCTCCTCTCCAGGTTGGACGAATATGCTGCAGATGATTACTCTAGAAGTTTGGGGTACACTGAATCATTGGCAGCTGCCCTCGTTCGGTTAGACAAGGCTAACTTATTGCCTGTTCATGTCGATAAATGGTACTCTACTTATCACTATTCGCACCCAACTTTAATTGAAAGATTAAGTGCGTTAgaatttaacaaaattaCCAAAAGGGAATAA
- the JHD2 gene encoding histone demethylase (similar to Ashbya gossypii ABR167C): protein MSKIALGDIPVLHPTDDEFRDPIGFLSQPAVQRMGHIYGMIKLVPPSSFQPPMTINENNFRFHVRLQTLSELGLLNRSRLFFMKQLNNFLRGHSQGGGRLADPYYVVKQDIKIYYYDLFIEVLKFYNKPIVEENETTCPRKRIRDDPADKQSVLLKIEPLVKVLGDGKLWRHLCKVFHVSNDVLVSIFKSRISKYYQFLHKQSLRHEDCSFIKRLIYEDEEPKSLIHDDSDSDSNPDSEYESDLEDACVLCHKDSPLSKMILCNSCRNLFHKECLNPNLTSPIDNNWVCSNCIVGTGYYGFKEEDHEYTLKEFRSKCVEFDKLCFPEGKPVKDINFLEGIFWSLVSNIDSKMTTRYGADIHNNGPGEVTAFPTLDWIPSNIKEGSKEFKDYVEYANHPMNLLNLPRADGSLLPVFGRMISGMTVPWVYIGSTFSTFCWHLEDQYTLSANYQHEGDPKVWYSIPEHSSRAFHRMMREISPDLFEKQPDLMHQLVTLVSPYEDIFQKAGISCYKTVQLPGEYIVTYPKCYHAGFNTGYNFNEAVNFTLDLWVPYGLRAIKDYKLTGKRCVFDMWELMLNVLIQYLVSPRKFQEALIRRCHLELLTIFNSEMKIIQQLQGVIKHDNMVLGFERNTIDYSGNVISIKKGRASEKSGSFSNDEEQDLFCSLCKTICPFAFVVHYRMPNSHKRRRLQNMTPAQWNQLDAKKSLSILCLEDYLKLVEQVESDERTKQLSDSSGDDDMLDIFDNDELYYIRHPDDIRDLLQRAEKKIDSYL, encoded by the coding sequence ATGAGTAAGATAGCGTTGGGGGACATACCAGTTCTACATCCTACGGATGATGAATTCAGGGACCCCATCGGGTTTTTGTCGCAGCCTGCTGTCCAAAGAATGGgacatatatatggaaTGATCAAGCTTGTacctccttcttcatttcAACCGCCGATGACGATAAATGAGAATAATTTTAGGTTTCATGTTCGTTTGCAGACGTTGAGCGAGTTGGGTCTTTTAAACCGGTCTAGGCTATTTTTTATGAAGCAGTTGAACAACTTTTTAAGAGGACATTCTCAAGGGGGAGGACGGCTAGCAGATCCTTACTATGTTGTTAAGCAAGATATTaagatttattattatgatttgTTTATTGAGGTGTTGAAATTTTACAATAAACCGATTGTAGAGGAGAATGAAACAACTTGTCCTAGAAAGCGTATCCGCGACGATCCTGCAGATAAACAGTCTGTACTCTTGAAAATAGAACCATTGGTAAAGGTTCTAGGTGATGGAAAGCTTTGGAGGCATCTTTGTAAAGTTTTCCATGTTTCTAATGATGTACTTGTGTCGATATTCAAATCCAGAATTTCAAAGTACTATCAGTTTTTGCATAAACAAAGTTTAAGACACGAGGACTGTTCATTTATTAAAAGGTTAATATATGAAGACGAGGAACCAAAGTCGCTTATACATGATGATTCCGATAGCGATTCTAACCCTGACTCTGAATATGAATCTGATTTAGAGGACGCCTGCGTCCTTTGCCATAAAGATAGTCCCTTGAGCAAGATGATATTGTGCAATAGCTGTAGGAATCTTTTTCACAAAGAATGTTTAAATCCGAATTTAACATCTCCAATAGATAATAACTGGGTTTGCAGTAACTGTATAGTAGGAACAGGCTATTATGGATTTAAGGAGGAGGATCATGAGTATACTTTAAAGGAATTTAGAAGTAAGTGTGTAGAATTTGACAAATTGTGTTTTCCTGAAGGCAAACCGGTGAAGGACATTAATTTCTTGGAGGGAATATTCTGGAGTTTAGTCAGTAATATTGATAGCAAGATGACTACTCGATATGGAGCGGATATTCATAATAATGGGCCTGGAGAGGTGACGGCATTTCCAACGTTGGACTGGATACCATCCAATATAAAGGAGGGTTCTAAAGAATTCAAGGATTACGTGGAGTATGCTAACCATCCaatgaatttgttgaatttgcCTAGAGCGGATGGGTCTTTGTTACCTGTCTTTGGTAGAATGATATCTGGTATGACTGTGCCATGGGTTTATATCGGCTCAACATTTTCTACGTTTTGTTGGCATTTAGAGGATCAGTACACTTTAAGCGCTAATTATCAGCACGAAGGTGATCCCAAAGTATGGTATAGCATTCCCGAGCATTCTTCTCGTGCCTTTCATCGGATGATGAGGGAAATATCTCCAGACTTGTTCGAAAAGCAACCTGATCTAATGCATCAATTAGTTACTCTTGTTTCTCCTTATGAAGatatattccaaaaagCTGGGATTTCGTGCTATAAAACTGTTCAACTCCCTGGTGAATATATCGTAACATATCCAAAGTGCTATCACGCTGGATTTAATACGGGTTACAATTTCAATGAGGCAGTTAACTTCACCTTGGATCTATGGGTACCTTATGGGTTGCGTGCTATTAAAGATTATAAACTTACAGGTAAGCGGTGTGTTTTTGATATGTGGGAATTAATGTTAAATGTTTTGATCCAATACTTGGTGTCACCACGTAAATTCCAGGAAGCACTAATACGAAGATGTCACTTAGAACTGCTGACTATTTTTAATTCAGAAATGAAAATCATACAACAGCTACAAGGTGTTATAAAACATGATAATATGGTGTTAGGGTTTGAAAGAAATACTATAGATTACTCTGGGAATGTGATTTCTATAAAGAAGGGAAGGGCCAGTGAGAAGTCTGGTTCTTTTAGTAATGATGAAGAGCAAGATCTCTTTTGTTCTTTATGCAAGACAATCTGTCCATTTGCTTTTGTTGTGCACTACCGTATGCCGAACAGCCACAAGAGACGTAGGTTGCAAAATATGACACCCGCTCAATGGAATCAATTAGATGCCAAAAAGTCTCTATCCATTTTATGTTTAGAGGATTACTTAAAGTTAGTTGAGCAAGTTGAGAGTGACGAACGAACGAAACAATTAAGTGATAGCTCTGGGGATGATGATATgttagatatatttgataatgACGAATTGTACTACATCAGGCATCCTGATGATATTAGAGATCTTTTACAAAGAGCAGAGAAAAAGATAGATAGCTATTTGTGA
- the ATP2 gene encoding F1F0 ATP synthase subunit beta (similar to Ashbya gossypii ABR169W) has product MVLPRLYAASSRAAMKAARRATPFTAARGLASATPATEGKVRAVIGAVVDVQFDQGSLPAILNALEIKTPEGKLVLEVAQHLGENTVRTIAMDGTEGLVRGEKVIDTGAPISVPVGRETLGRILNVVGDPIDERGPIKSKKRMPIHADPPTYVEQSTAAEVLETGIKVVDLLAPYARGGKIGLFGGAGVGKTVFIQELINNIAKAHGGFSVFTGVGERTREGNDLYREMRETGVINLEGESKVALVFGQMNEPPGARARVALTGLTIAEYFRDEEGQDVLLFIDNIFRFTQAGSEVSALLGRIPSAVGYQPTLATDMGLLQERITTTKKGSVTSVQAVYVPADDLTDPAPATTFAHLDATTVLSRSISELGIYPAVDPLDSKSRLLDAAVVGQDHYDVATKVQQTLQAYKSLQDIIAILGMDELSEQDKLTVERARKIQRFLSQPFAVAEVFTGIPGRLVRLKDTVASFKAVLDGKYDHLPENAFYMVGGIEDVVAKAEKLVAEAN; this is encoded by the coding sequence ATGGTCTTGCCAAGATTATATGCTGCTTCTTCTCGTGCAGCTATGAAAGCTGCGAGACGTGCTACTCCATTCACTGCTGCAAGAGGGTTGGCCTCTGCTACTCCAGCTACCGAAGGTAAGGTTAGAGCTGTCATTGGTGCAGTTGTTGACGTTCAATTCGATCAGGGGAGCTTGCCAGCTATTTTGAATGCTTTGGAGATCAAGACACCCGAAGGTAAGTTGGTTTTAGAAGTTGCTCAACATTTAGGTGAGAATACCGTCAGGACAATTGCTATGGACGGTACTGAAGGTTTGGTTCGTGGTGAGAAGGTTATTGACACTGGTGCTCCAATTTCCGTTCCAGTTGGTAGAGAGACTTTAGGTAGAATTTTGAATGTTGTTGGTGACCCAATTGATGAGAGAGGCCCAATCAAGAGCAAAAAGAGAATGCCTATACACGCTGACCCACCTACTTACGTTGAACAGTCCACAGCTGCTGAGGTTTTGGAAACCGGTATCAAGGTTGTTGATTTGTTAGCTCCTTACGCCAGAGGTGGTAAGATTGGTTTGTTCGGTGGTGCTGGTGTTGGTAAGACTGTGTTCATCCAGGAGTTGATCAACAACATTGCTAAGGCTCATGGTGGTTTTTCTGTGTTCACTGGTGTCGGTGAAAGGACTAGAGAGGGTAATGACTTGTACCGTGAAATGAGAGAAACTGGTGTTATCAACTTGGAAGGTGAATCCAAGGTGGCCTTGGTTTTTGGGCAAATGAACGAGCCACCAGGAGCTAGAGCTAGAGTTGCCTTAACTGGTTTGACCATTGCCGAATACTTCAGAGATGAAGAGGGTCAAGATGTCTTGCTTTTCATTGATAACATTTTCAGATTTACCCAAGCTGGTTCCGAGGTTTCTGCGTTGCTAGGTCGTATCCCATCTGCTGTCGGTTACCAACCTACTTTGGCCACTGATATGGGTTTGTTGCAAGAAAGAATTACCACCACTAAGAAGGGTTCTGTCACCTCCGTGCAAGCTGTCTACGTGCCAGCAGATGATTTGACTGATCCTGCTCCTGCTACTACTTTTGCCCATTTGGATGCTACTACCGTCTTGTCTAGAAGTATTTCTGAGTTAGGTATCTACCCAGCTGTTGATCCATTGGACTCCAAGTCTAGATTGTTGGATGCTGCGGTTGTGGGTCAAGATCACTACGATGTGGCCACCAAAGTTCAACAAACCTTGCAAGCTTACAAGTCCCTACAGGATATCATCGCTATTTTGGGTATGGATGAATTGTCCGAGCAAGATAAGTTGACCGTTGAAAGAGCTAGAAAGATTCAAAGATTCTTGTCTCAACCATTTGCTGTTGCCGAAGTTTTCACCGGTATCCCAGGTAGATTAGTTAGATTGAAGGACACTGTTGCTTCTTTCAAAGCTGTCTTAGACGGTAAGTACGATCACTTGCCAGAGAATGCCTTCTACATGGTCGGTGGTATCGAGGATGTTGTTGCAAAGGCTGAAAAGTTGGTTGCTGAAGCCAATTAA